A region of uncultured Carboxylicivirga sp. DNA encodes the following proteins:
- a CDS encoding cupin domain-containing protein: MIEKIFNTAEVYNLKDMVDYYDGSTVSKIITRNEKGNLTLFAFDKGQNLSEHSAPFDAIVQVLEGAGTIIINKKEHAVSEGQLIIMPANIPHAVEANEKFKMLLIMIKAS, from the coding sequence ATGATTGAAAAGATATTTAATACCGCAGAAGTTTACAACCTGAAAGACATGGTTGATTATTACGATGGTTCAACTGTAAGCAAGATTATTACACGTAATGAAAAGGGAAATTTAACCTTGTTTGCCTTTGATAAAGGACAAAACCTTAGTGAACATTCAGCTCCGTTTGATGCCATTGTTCAGGTTTTGGAAGGTGCAGGCACAATTATCATTAACAAAAAGGAGCATGCAGTTAGTGAGGGGCAGTTGATAATTATGCCAGCGAATATTCCACATGCTGTGGAAGCAAATGAGAAGTTTAAGATGTTGCTGATAATGATTAAAGCATCGTAA
- the hcp gene encoding hydroxylamine reductase, translating into MSMFCYQCQEAAKGEGCTIKGVCGKEDSTANLQDLLVYVTKGVSLVTEIAKKNSVAIDKADKFVFEALFVTITNANFDDKKITDKIIEGIQVRDALKKELEDKGVEIPNLPANATWVAESDEAIKAKSEIVGILTEQNQDIRSLKELLTYGLKGMAAYAEHAFNLGYTDEKVFAFMHKALVATTRTDITVDELVGLTLECGEYGVNVMALLDKANTESYGNPEITKVNIGVRNNPAILISGHDLKDMEELLKQTDGTGVDVYTHSEMLPAHYYPAFKKYEHFVGNYGNAWWKQKEEFESFNGAILFTTNCIVPPKDSYKDRVYTTGASGFDGCTHIPERKDGQPKDFSAIIEHAKRLPAPTEIETGEIVGGFAHNQVLQLADKVVDAVKTGAIKKFLVMAGCDGRMKGREYYTDFADQLPQDTVILTAGCAKYRYNKLPLGDIGGIPRVLDAGQCNDSYSLAVVALKLKEVFELNDINELPIAYNIAWYEQKAVIVLLALLHLGVKNIHLGPTLPAFLSPNVVNVLVENFGIAGIGTVEEDLKLHLA; encoded by the coding sequence ATGAGTATGTTTTGTTACCAATGTCAAGAAGCTGCAAAAGGAGAAGGTTGTACCATCAAAGGAGTTTGTGGTAAAGAAGATTCAACAGCAAACCTACAGGATTTATTAGTGTATGTAACCAAAGGAGTATCATTGGTTACTGAAATTGCAAAGAAGAATTCTGTTGCGATTGACAAAGCCGACAAATTTGTATTTGAAGCACTGTTTGTAACTATAACCAACGCTAATTTCGATGATAAGAAAATCACCGATAAAATTATTGAAGGTATTCAGGTTCGTGATGCTTTAAAGAAAGAACTGGAAGATAAGGGTGTAGAAATTCCAAACCTTCCAGCTAATGCTACATGGGTTGCAGAGAGTGATGAAGCAATTAAAGCAAAAAGTGAGATTGTTGGAATTTTAACTGAGCAAAACCAAGATATTCGTTCACTAAAAGAACTGTTAACCTACGGATTAAAAGGTATGGCAGCATATGCCGAACATGCTTTTAATTTAGGTTATACTGATGAGAAAGTTTTTGCATTTATGCACAAAGCATTAGTTGCTACTACCAGAACTGATATTACAGTTGATGAATTGGTTGGCTTAACTTTGGAATGCGGTGAGTATGGTGTAAATGTGATGGCACTTTTAGACAAAGCAAATACCGAATCATACGGAAATCCTGAAATCACAAAAGTAAATATTGGTGTGCGTAATAATCCGGCAATCCTTATCAGCGGTCACGACCTGAAAGATATGGAAGAACTGTTAAAGCAAACCGATGGAACCGGGGTTGATGTTTATACACATAGCGAAATGTTGCCAGCTCACTATTATCCTGCATTTAAAAAGTACGAACACTTTGTTGGAAACTATGGCAACGCATGGTGGAAACAAAAAGAAGAATTCGAGTCATTTAACGGGGCTATTCTATTTACTACAAACTGCATTGTGCCTCCGAAAGACAGTTATAAAGACAGAGTCTACACTACCGGGGCATCCGGTTTTGATGGTTGTACTCATATTCCTGAAAGAAAGGACGGACAACCAAAGGATTTTTCTGCAATTATTGAACATGCTAAAAGATTACCTGCTCCAACCGAGATTGAAACAGGAGAGATTGTGGGTGGATTTGCGCATAACCAGGTATTACAATTAGCCGACAAAGTAGTTGATGCTGTTAAAACAGGAGCTATTAAGAAATTCCTTGTAATGGCAGGTTGCGATGGTAGAATGAAAGGACGTGAATACTATACAGATTTTGCGGACCAGTTACCGCAAGATACTGTTATACTTACAGCAGGATGTGCGAAATATCGTTACAACAAATTACCATTAGGCGATATAGGTGGTATTCCTCGTGTATTGGATGCAGGACAATGTAACGATTCATACTCTTTGGCTGTTGTTGCTCTTAAACTAAAAGAGGTATTTGAACTGAATGATATTAACGAATTACCTATTGCCTACAACATTGCATGGTACGAGCAAAAGGCTGTGATTGTATTATTAGCTCTTTTACACTTAGGTGTGAAAAACATTCACCTGGGACCAACATTACCAGCTTTCCTTTCTCCAAATGTCGTGAATGTTTTAGTTGAGAACTTTGGAATAGCCGGAATTGGAACAGTTGAAGAAGATTTGAAGCTTCATTTAGCTTAA
- a CDS encoding Crp/Fnr family transcriptional regulator: MGSTATEDNNFNEKYIQPCNDKCSFCFLNYVDALKSSYIFKDLKAEAIGEIIKKVHHQVKTYQKDELIASNGDTCNSLRIIVKGAAVGEMMDFQGKSLRIEELHAPDTIASAFLFGENNTLPVDVIAIEETKILFIPRQDLMNLFCNENTVLKNYLDIISNRAQKLTKKIKLLGLQSIRGKFANYLLEHVRREGKMEFTIKNSQCELANMFGISRPSLGRVIREMHNEGIIEADGRNIKIVDKKALSGLLK, translated from the coding sequence ATGGGAAGTACAGCTACGGAGGATAATAATTTCAATGAAAAATATATTCAACCTTGTAATGATAAGTGTAGTTTTTGCTTTTTAAACTATGTAGATGCACTGAAATCGAGCTATATTTTTAAAGATTTAAAGGCTGAGGCCATTGGTGAGATAATTAAAAAAGTACATCACCAGGTGAAAACCTACCAAAAAGATGAACTGATTGCAAGTAACGGTGATACATGTAACAGTCTTAGAATAATTGTTAAAGGTGCTGCTGTTGGTGAAATGATGGACTTTCAAGGTAAGTCCTTGCGTATTGAAGAACTTCATGCCCCTGATACTATTGCCTCTGCATTTTTATTTGGTGAGAATAATACGCTTCCTGTTGATGTGATTGCCATTGAAGAAACCAAAATCTTGTTTATACCGAGACAAGACCTGATGAACTTGTTTTGTAACGAAAATACTGTACTAAAGAACTATCTCGATATTATATCCAACCGGGCACAGAAACTCACAAAAAAGATTAAGCTTTTGGGCTTACAATCCATTAGAGGCAAATTTGCAAATTATCTGCTTGAACATGTTAGACGAGAAGGTAAAATGGAATTTACGATTAAAAACTCACAATGTGAACTTGCCAATATGTTCGGAATTTCACGTCCATCGCTGGGAAGGGTAATTCGTGAAATGCATAATGAGGGTATTATCGAAGCAGATGGACGAAATATTAAAATAGTGGATAAAAAAGCCCTTTCGGGATTGTTGAAGTAA
- a CDS encoding DUF1858 domain-containing protein: MDKLIITPKTKIFDLLEAYPQLEDVLIAVAPPFKKLKNPVLRKTITKITTLSQASVIGGIKVEELINKLRAEVGQTATDSIETEDSNYTTKQPDWFDESNISESIDIREMLNAGEQPVHEVLALLKKLDAGKILKVIAPFIPAPLIDKSLSLNYDHWLDKKGNEEFFVYFRNHS; encoded by the coding sequence ATGGATAAACTGATAATTACTCCCAAAACGAAGATATTCGACTTATTGGAAGCATATCCTCAATTGGAGGATGTGCTAATAGCTGTTGCTCCACCATTCAAAAAGTTGAAGAATCCTGTATTGCGAAAAACAATTACAAAGATTACAACTTTAAGTCAGGCATCTGTAATTGGTGGTATCAAAGTAGAAGAACTCATAAACAAGCTTCGTGCAGAAGTAGGGCAAACTGCAACCGACTCAATTGAGACAGAAGACAGCAATTATACTACAAAACAACCTGACTGGTTCGATGAATCGAATATATCAGAATCAATTGATATTAGGGAAATGCTAAATGCCGGAGAACAGCCAGTGCATGAAGTCTTAGCTTTATTGAAGAAACTTGATGCAGGAAAAATACTAAAAGTAATTGCACCGTTCATTCCGGCTCCTCTTATTGACAAGTCATTAAGTTTGAACTATGACCATTGGTTGGATAAAAAAGGAAATGAAGAATTTTTTGTGTATTTCAGAAATCATTCATAA
- a CDS encoding DUF438 domain-containing protein: protein MSELINNSKYRKERLKELILKLHQGESAEAVKKELVETLKNIPYGEVVEVEQELMQEGLPEEEVLKLCDVHGSVLEGNVDLSGAKDIPAGHPIDVFKNENIELKKVAEKAKALLKALSAVDDSEFQQFIFGLQGVFNQLMDVDKHYLRKEYLVFPHLEKNEITGPPKVMWGKHDEIREQLKGCIEVLNTKEITKTDLVDSLDLLFFPTLQAVIDMVQKEEEILFPMSMDVLTTEDWWSIHKQTLEFGFCLYDPQVEWKPEGISEEQDETGVTSDGSIQLPSGSFSAKEIMAILNSVPFDMTFVDKNDKVKYFTQGKERIFVRNRSIINRDVRLCHPPGSTHIVEKILEDFKSGKASHAPFWIQMKGKFIKIEYFALRGEDGEYLGTLEVSQDLSENRALEGERRILEYTDDKEKDNG from the coding sequence ATGAGCGAACTTATTAATAACTCAAAATATCGTAAAGAGCGATTAAAAGAACTGATTCTAAAACTACACCAGGGAGAATCGGCAGAAGCTGTAAAAAAAGAACTGGTTGAAACGCTAAAAAATATTCCTTACGGTGAAGTAGTTGAAGTAGAACAGGAACTAATGCAGGAAGGCTTGCCCGAAGAAGAAGTCCTGAAATTATGTGATGTTCATGGTTCGGTTCTCGAAGGCAATGTAGATTTAAGCGGAGCAAAAGATATTCCTGCCGGGCATCCGATTGATGTATTTAAAAATGAGAATATTGAGCTGAAGAAAGTAGCTGAAAAAGCAAAAGCCTTGCTAAAGGCGTTAAGTGCCGTTGATGATTCGGAGTTTCAGCAATTTATTTTTGGATTACAAGGAGTGTTTAATCAATTGATGGATGTTGACAAGCATTACCTTCGTAAAGAGTACCTTGTATTTCCACACTTAGAGAAAAACGAAATTACTGGGCCGCCCAAAGTAATGTGGGGCAAACACGATGAGATAAGGGAACAATTGAAAGGTTGTATCGAGGTTTTAAATACGAAAGAAATTACTAAAACAGACTTAGTTGATTCTCTCGATTTGTTGTTTTTTCCTACGCTACAAGCCGTAATTGATATGGTACAGAAAGAGGAAGAAATTTTGTTTCCTATGAGTATGGATGTACTCACAACAGAGGATTGGTGGAGCATTCATAAACAAACCCTTGAATTTGGTTTTTGCCTTTACGACCCACAAGTTGAATGGAAACCCGAAGGAATTTCCGAAGAACAAGACGAAACAGGAGTTACTTCTGATGGAAGTATTCAATTGCCCTCCGGAAGTTTCTCAGCTAAAGAAATAATGGCAATTCTAAATTCCGTTCCATTCGATATGACCTTTGTAGATAAAAATGATAAGGTTAAATATTTCACCCAGGGAAAAGAGCGAATATTCGTCCGCAACCGTTCCATAATCAACCGTGATGTACGTTTGTGCCATCCTCCCGGAAGTACTCATATTGTCGAGAAAATTCTGGAAGATTTTAAATCAGGTAAAGCTTCTCATGCTCCATTCTGGATTCAGATGAAAGGCAAGTTTATTAAGATTGAATACTTTGCTCTACGTGGTGAAGATGGTGAATACCTTGGTACACTTGAAGTTTCTCAGGATCTATCAGAAAACAGGGCTTTAGAAGGTGAAAGACGTATTTTAGAATATACAGACGATAAAGAAAAAGACAATGGATAA
- a CDS encoding TetR/AcrR family transcriptional regulator has protein sequence METSQRIYDAAKHAFLKFGYHGTTIGKIAKYASSSKAMVHYYYKSKDELFKLIFRDYIMLLSDALNKHKAEKSHPINQGIEYPELYEIAWFIASEFKYNHELAIKTIRENKELTAIFLKSYNNPGWLENFQNIITAQLQAIFIRNNFKIQN, from the coding sequence ATGGAAACAAGTCAGCGGATTTACGATGCAGCAAAACATGCATTCCTTAAATTTGGTTACCATGGAACAACAATTGGGAAAATTGCCAAATATGCCAGTTCGAGTAAAGCAATGGTTCATTACTATTATAAATCTAAAGATGAATTGTTTAAATTGATATTTAGAGATTATATTATGTTGCTGTCTGATGCATTAAATAAGCATAAAGCAGAAAAATCACATCCTATTAATCAAGGGATTGAATATCCTGAACTATATGAAATAGCGTGGTTCATTGCAAGTGAGTTTAAGTATAACCATGAATTAGCAATAAAAACAATTCGGGAGAATAAAGAACTGACAGCCATTTTTCTAAAATCATATAACAATCCTGGTTGGTTAGAGAATTTTCAAAATATTATTACTGCACAATTACAGGCAATATTTATTAGAAATAATTTCAAAATTCAGAATTAG
- a CDS encoding metallophosphoesterase, protein MKYKHSIILFFIGFVFIGLNSCEINFDYSPYVIDFSDNEKQVHLKNLNKLIEQNTNDDTLRIAFTGDSHRFYDELNAFTQAVNSKNFEQAIDLVIHVGDLADFGLPLQYQWGNNILKQLEIPYFVVVGNHDLVGNGLSAYKEMFGTIDLSFIYRGIKFIFLNTNSREFNFDGSVPNLKWLNNEIQPSPDFTFAIVIFHVPPGDADFDTVLESDFEEILSLHNNVIFTAHGHLHGYEYYRPYSDSIPYVNVYGVENNKFNLIKIIGHDFMVETHSF, encoded by the coding sequence ATGAAATACAAACATTCTATTATACTTTTTTTTATAGGTTTTGTGTTTATAGGTCTTAATTCCTGTGAAATTAATTTTGATTATTCTCCGTATGTAATTGATTTCTCAGATAATGAAAAACAGGTTCATCTGAAAAATCTAAATAAGTTAATAGAGCAAAATACAAACGATGATACATTGAGAATTGCTTTTACAGGCGACAGCCATCGTTTTTATGATGAATTGAACGCTTTTACTCAAGCCGTAAATTCAAAAAACTTTGAACAAGCAATTGACTTAGTAATTCATGTTGGTGATTTGGCTGATTTTGGGTTACCTCTGCAATACCAATGGGGTAATAACATCTTAAAACAACTTGAAATTCCTTATTTTGTAGTGGTTGGAAATCATGATTTAGTAGGGAATGGATTAAGCGCTTATAAAGAAATGTTTGGTACAATAGATTTAAGCTTTATATATAGAGGCATAAAGTTTATTTTCCTTAATACAAATAGCAGGGAGTTTAATTTTGATGGTTCAGTCCCTAATTTAAAATGGCTTAATAATGAAATACAGCCAAGTCCCGATTTTACATTTGCAATAGTAATATTTCATGTTCCTCCCGGTGATGCTGATTTTGATACAGTCTTGGAATCTGATTTTGAGGAGATTCTTTCCCTGCATAATAATGTAATTTTTACAGCGCATGGTCATTTGCATGGATATGAGTACTATAGACCATATAGTGATAGTATTCCTTATGTAAATGTTTATGGTGTTGAAAACAATAAGTTTAATCTGATTAAAATAATAGGGCATGATTTCATGGTTGAGACACACAGTTTTTAG
- a CDS encoding DUF2147 domain-containing protein, whose translation MERSVLIGIIMFLGSFIAAAQSADDIIGTYHLPNDLDVEIYKHNNKYYGKIIALNNFENGQLKDIHNSDKTKQDEPLLGKIIIQDLVYNSLDKNWINGKMYSSEKGIVFNFKVVAINRNEIEIEGSKYFFSKTMQWNIL comes from the coding sequence ATGGAAAGGTCTGTACTAATTGGCATTATAATGTTTCTTGGTTCATTCATTGCCGCAGCACAATCAGCAGATGATATAATTGGTACTTACCATTTGCCAAATGATCTGGATGTAGAAATATACAAACATAACAACAAGTATTACGGTAAAATAATAGCACTTAATAATTTTGAGAACGGGCAGTTAAAAGACATACATAATTCTGATAAAACAAAGCAAGATGAACCTTTACTTGGAAAAATAATTATTCAGGATTTGGTATATAATTCACTTGATAAGAATTGGATTAATGGCAAAATGTATAGTTCAGAAAAAGGTATAGTTTTCAATTTTAAAGTAGTTGCAATAAATAGAAATGAAATTGAAATAGAGGGCTCTAAATATTTCTTCAGCAAAACTATGCAGTGGAATATATTGTAG
- a CDS encoding DUF1302 family protein, whose amino-acid sequence MRKNIAILLIGLVSGFATMAQSPDISGFVRTYEGVNTETGDFSIIQQTASLNFEKRGEKVSFKANPMLYLYNTDSLQLRLREVYMDMYFKNFDIRIGKQQIVWGKADGVFITDIVSPLDLSEFLLPDFDEIRQGVIASKIDYYIGNSTIEAIWIPAFSPNLRPDARSDWYIAPDFPVTPTFDWSKNAVNPSLENSELFLKWSAMTSKIDFELMSGYTWDDNPAMHVQKTISMDTIQGVPTPVLTGIAVTPQHHRLSVIGGSFSTEIKGIILRGEGAYYNGKYFQTENPIADDALVQKDYLNYVVGLDFSINDIKLSAQFIQKYIIDFEEGINENEFHNTATFLARYDMMRETLHLELFSYIGLSDSDALIRPKISYDFDDSFSLLFGANIFVGDEGGQFGQYQDNSMIYTKIKYSF is encoded by the coding sequence ATGAGAAAGAATATAGCAATATTACTAATAGGCTTAGTGTCAGGTTTCGCAACCATGGCACAAAGCCCTGATATTTCCGGTTTTGTAAGAACTTATGAAGGTGTTAACACGGAAACAGGTGATTTCTCTATTATCCAGCAAACCGCCAGTCTTAACTTTGAAAAACGAGGCGAAAAGGTATCTTTCAAGGCTAACCCAATGTTATACTTGTATAATACCGATAGTTTGCAACTTCGACTAAGAGAGGTATACATGGATATGTACTTTAAAAACTTTGATATTCGTATTGGTAAGCAACAAATAGTGTGGGGCAAAGCTGATGGCGTGTTTATAACTGATATTGTTTCACCTCTTGACCTATCGGAGTTCCTCCTTCCTGATTTTGATGAAATACGCCAAGGTGTTATTGCGTCTAAGATTGACTATTATATTGGCAACAGTACCATTGAGGCTATCTGGATTCCTGCTTTTTCTCCCAATCTTCGACCCGATGCTCGTTCTGATTGGTATATAGCTCCTGATTTTCCTGTTACTCCTACATTTGATTGGAGTAAAAATGCGGTAAATCCTTCACTGGAAAACAGTGAACTGTTTCTTAAATGGTCGGCTATGACCTCAAAAATTGATTTTGAACTGATGAGCGGTTACACATGGGATGATAATCCGGCAATGCATGTTCAGAAAACAATTTCAATGGACACAATACAAGGAGTACCTACACCTGTTTTAACCGGAATAGCGGTAACTCCCCAACATCATAGACTTTCTGTGATTGGAGGTTCATTTAGTACTGAAATAAAAGGTATTATTCTAAGAGGTGAAGGAGCTTATTACAATGGTAAATATTTTCAAACAGAAAACCCGATTGCCGATGATGCTTTGGTGCAAAAAGATTATTTAAACTATGTCGTTGGACTGGATTTCAGTATTAATGACATAAAATTAAGTGCCCAGTTTATCCAGAAATATATCATAGATTTTGAAGAAGGAATAAACGAAAATGAATTCCACAACACAGCCACCTTTCTGGCTCGATATGATATGATGCGGGAAACGCTGCACCTTGAACTATTTTCTTATATAGGCTTGTCTGACAGCGATGCCCTGATACGTCCAAAAATAAGCTATGATTTTGATGATAGTTTTTCGCTGCTCTTCGGGGCTAATATTTTTGTAGGTGATGAAGGCGGTCAGTTTGGGCAATACCAGGATAATTCAATGATTTATACTAAAATAAAATATAGTTTTTAA
- a CDS encoding DUF2798 domain-containing protein: protein MKINKKYEVPLTLFLMVSIMTSVITFASIAMHHGISQGFITKWIQMWGMAFSMAYPLVLVIMSPIKRFVAQLVKNE from the coding sequence ATGAAAATAAACAAAAAATACGAAGTGCCTTTAACTCTTTTTTTAATGGTATCAATTATGACATCTGTTATAACTTTTGCAAGTATAGCAATGCATCATGGTATAAGCCAAGGATTTATCACAAAATGGATACAAATGTGGGGGATGGCTTTTTCAATGGCATATCCGTTGGTTTTAGTAATCATGTCACCAATAAAAAGATTTGTAGCGCAACTTGTTAAAAACGAATAA
- a CDS encoding outer membrane lipoprotein-sorting protein: MNTIKSIAIALLTIIGLSANAQLTGEQIVEKAYNRETGNDQTSTLTMTLTNASGQNRVRTIQQYTKDFGDNEKSIMFFQAPADVKNTSFMNWSYDTDQADDQWIYLPALKRVKRISSDSKSDYFMGSDFTYDDLGDRKLNADIHKLLREETINSKACYVVESISKDEEYMYSKTITWIDKETFIGVKKEFYDEDEELLKILTIKKVETISGFQIITNSEMKNIQKNHSTSMVLTNVKVNRGIPASNFSERMMTRGI; the protein is encoded by the coding sequence ATGAATACAATAAAATCAATAGCAATAGCATTGCTTACAATAATCGGATTAAGTGCAAATGCACAGCTTACAGGCGAACAGATAGTAGAGAAAGCGTATAACCGTGAAACCGGAAACGACCAAACATCAACACTTACCATGACCCTTACAAATGCTTCAGGGCAAAACAGGGTGCGTACCATTCAGCAATACACCAAAGATTTTGGTGACAACGAAAAAAGCATTATGTTTTTCCAAGCTCCTGCCGATGTAAAGAACACGTCTTTTATGAACTGGAGCTACGATACCGACCAAGCGGATGACCAATGGATTTATCTTCCGGCATTAAAAAGGGTAAAACGGATTTCAAGCGACAGCAAAAGCGACTACTTCATGGGGTCTGATTTTACGTATGACGACTTGGGAGACCGCAAGCTAAATGCAGATATACATAAACTGCTCCGTGAAGAAACTATAAATAGCAAGGCGTGTTACGTTGTAGAAAGCATCTCCAAGGATGAAGAATATATGTATTCCAAAACAATTACATGGATTGATAAAGAAACCTTTATTGGTGTAAAGAAAGAGTTCTATGATGAAGATGAAGAATTGCTTAAAATTCTGACCATTAAAAAAGTTGAGACAATTTCAGGGTTTCAGATTATCACCAATTCGGAAATGAAGAATATTCAGAAGAATCATTCTACCAGTATGGTATTAACAAACGTGAAAGTTAACAGAGGTATTCCAGCCAGTAATTTCTCTGAGCGAATGATGACGAGAGGAATATAA